From Spea bombifrons isolate aSpeBom1 chromosome 6, aSpeBom1.2.pri, whole genome shotgun sequence, a single genomic window includes:
- the ECHDC2 gene encoding enoyl-CoA hydratase domain-containing protein 2, mitochondrial, which yields MGILVRQLIGARMALPGLKRGFSSTPGGKEVHVTHLDGNNAGVAEIVMCRPHARNALGNLFVNEFFRSVDSLRHDSSVRVVVVRSAVKGVFCSGADLKERAKMDNTEASLFIQRLRGLMNEIAALPMPTIAAVDGYALGGGLELALACDLRVADSSAKLGLIETTRGLLPGAGGSQRLPRLVGIGLAKELIFTGRQIEGAQAHGIGLVNDTVPQNEAGDAAYKKALELAQEILPQAPVAVRMAKLAMNKGIEVDISSGMAIEGLCYGQVIPTKDRLEGMLAFQEKRKPHYTGE from the exons ATGGGGATTTTAGTCAGACAGCTGATCGGAGCTCGGATGGCTCTCCCCGGGCTAAAGAGGGGTTTCAGCTCCACTCCGGGGGGCAAAGAGGTTCATGTCACGCACTTAGATGGGAACAATGCTG GTGTTGCAGAGATTGTGATGTGCAGGCCTCATGCTCGGAACGCGCTGGGAAACCTCTTTGTTAACGAG TTCTTCCGATCAGTGGACAGTCTCCGCCATGACTCCAGCGTCCGCGTTGTGGTTGTTAGAAGCGCAGTAAAGGGCGTATTCTGCTCAG GAGCTGATCTTAAAGAGCGAGCCAAGATGGATAATACCGAAGCCTCACTGTTTATACAGAGGCTGAGAGGGCTAATGAATGAGATTG ctGCCCTCCCAATGCCAACTATCGCTGCAGTGGATGGTTATGCCCTCGGAGGGGGATTAGAACTAGCCCTAGCATGTGATCTCCGTGTAGCTg ACTCGTCTGCTAAACTGGGACTGATCGAAACTACGAGAGGATTGCTTCCTGGAGccg GGGGTTCTCAGAGGCTTCCACGTCTTGTAGGAATTGGTCTAGCCAAAGAGCTCATTTTCACCGGCCGGCAAATAGAAGGTGCGCAGGCGCACGGTATTGGGCTGGTGAATGATACGGTTCCACAGAACGAGGCCGGAGACGCTGCATACAAGAAAGCGCTGGAACTGGCCCAAGAAATCCTCCCGCAG GCTCCCGTGGCTGTGAGAATGGCCAAACTAGCCATGAACAAAGGCATCGAG GTGGACATCTCGTCTGGAATGGCCATCGAAGGTCTGTGTTACGGGCAG GTCATTCCTACCAAGGACCGTTTAGAAGGAATGTTGGCGTTCCAAGAGAAACGCAAGCCTCATTATACAGGAGAGTAA